In a single window of the Deltaproteobacteria bacterium genome:
- a CDS encoding Na/Pi cotransporter family protein, with translation MLQGIVLLATGIVLFLFGMMKLSAKMQLLFTARIRAYIKYAVRKPVYGLLTGVASTIALQSSSATTVLIIGMVSAGLISFYHSLGMILGADIGTTLTVQLVVWKVTDLSPLFIIVGGTLWLAGKTKWASGGEVVFCFGLLFFGLHLAAQATAPLRDNPALIRFLQETNNPLLGLGIGLLFTGLIHASAIPISILVILAQQGLVTLPNALPVVIGANIGTTVTALMAGAVSGSLSARKSALAHFLFKLAGAIICFLALPYFIGLIQFLASQPAQQIALGHFLFNLLIALTFIFFLRPFARMVEKYLPGEDQVLPLWPEYLDEKCLANAGEALDCVHKELAREMMLTQSMYAELINMIDEYREGKGRKVLYIAWAVSHLRKEIVQYLRQVSTYHLTPALSAKLFAFTGLVDDITRISDQIVVVVGLMKDKAEKNVDFSPVAQIQLQEIAHLVADNLAHAGHLLAKPDEAESALLFRLEEEIDARVKSARESHLVRFCEKVCNAEAGPIFVEIMIYLEQISDHCQSIAEYAAELKQRV, from the coding sequence GTGCTGCAGGGGATAGTGCTGCTCGCTACCGGCATCGTCTTGTTCCTTTTCGGGATGATGAAGCTGAGCGCCAAGATGCAACTGCTTTTTACCGCCCGGATACGCGCTTATATAAAATACGCCGTCCGGAAGCCGGTCTATGGTTTGCTTACGGGTGTGGCTTCCACTATCGCCCTGCAGAGCAGTTCCGCCACTACCGTTTTGATTATCGGCATGGTCAGCGCGGGCTTGATCAGTTTTTACCACTCCCTCGGGATGATCCTGGGCGCCGATATCGGCACTACCCTGACCGTACAGTTAGTGGTCTGGAAAGTCACCGATTTATCCCCGCTTTTTATCATTGTCGGCGGTACGCTCTGGTTAGCGGGAAAAACTAAATGGGCTTCCGGCGGGGAGGTGGTTTTTTGCTTTGGACTCCTTTTTTTTGGTTTGCATCTGGCTGCTCAGGCCACGGCGCCTTTACGCGACAATCCGGCCCTGATCCGGTTTTTGCAGGAAACGAACAATCCCCTCCTGGGATTGGGCATCGGGCTGCTCTTTACGGGTCTTATCCATGCCTCGGCCATCCCGATCAGTATCCTGGTAATTCTGGCCCAACAGGGCCTTGTCACCTTGCCCAATGCCCTGCCGGTGGTGATCGGGGCTAATATCGGCACCACTGTCACCGCGTTGATGGCCGGCGCCGTTTCCGGAAGCCTCAGCGCCAGAAAAAGCGCCCTGGCGCACTTTCTTTTTAAGTTAGCCGGGGCCATAATATGTTTTTTAGCGCTGCCTTATTTCATCGGGCTGATACAATTCCTGGCGAGCCAGCCGGCGCAACAGATCGCTCTGGGGCATTTTTTATTCAACCTCTTGATCGCCCTTACTTTCATCTTTTTTTTGCGCCCCTTCGCCCGCATGGTCGAAAAGTATCTGCCGGGTGAAGACCAGGTGCTGCCGCTCTGGCCCGAATATCTCGACGAAAAATGTTTAGCCAACGCCGGTGAGGCCCTGGACTGCGTTCATAAAGAGCTGGCGCGAGAAATGATGCTGACTCAAAGTATGTACGCCGAACTGATCAATATGATTGATGAATACCGGGAGGGCAAGGGCCGGAAGGTGCTTTATATCGCCTGGGCGGTCAGCCATTTACGCAAGGAAATAGTGCAGTACCTGCGTCAGGTGTCAACCTATCACCTCACACCGGCGCTCTCGGCCAAGTTATTTGCTTTCACAGGCTTAGTGGATGACATCACCCGGATCAGCGACCAGATAGTTGTCGTCGTCGGGCTGATGAAGGACAAGGCTGAGAAAAACGTAGATTTTTCTCCTGTCGCCCAAATCCAGTTGCAGGAGATCGCCCATCTGGTGGCGGACAACCTGGCGCATGCCGGGCACTTGCTGGCCAAGCCGGATGAAGCAGAGAGCGCCTTGCTTTTCCGGCTGGAAGAAGAGATTGACGCCCGAGTAAAATCAGCCCGAGAATCACATCTGGTGAGGTTTTGCGAAAAGGTGTGCAACGCCGAGGCGGGGCCGATATTTGTGGAAATTATGATCTATCTGGAACAAATTTCCGATCATTGCCAGAGTATTGCCGAATATGCCGCCGAACTCAAACAGAGGGTTTAA
- the glmM gene encoding phosphoglucosamine mutase → MGRLFGTDGIRGQANSYPLTVEMFINIGRALAHLYRQPGQHVPQIIIGRDTRLSNDMLESALAAGICSAGGNALIAGVLPTPGVAFLTGRLPADAGVVISASHNPFEDNGIKIFGPGGWKLADENELDIESWLLDQDASFLSVAPDQCGRISRLVDAETRYMDFVKRSFLPTTNLDGVNIVLDCSHGAASYIAPETFRQLGVRVSTLFNTPNGVNINLHCGSQHPEALARAVVEQGAAAGFAFDGDADRLIAVDEKGTVLTGDQILTICAAALKKAGRLTNNLVVRTVMSNCGMGVALQSLGIDSVMTDVGDRAVLLAMQNRGAVIGGEDSGHLIFLEHHNTGDGMITALQVLAVMLQEGRPLSELAQVMTVFPQTLINVAVTRKDDPDTIPELVKIIKDVENKLGAAGRVLVRYSGTQNLCRVMVEGPNADFTERYCRQIAAVAQEKLA, encoded by the coding sequence ATGGGCAGATTGTTCGGGACAGACGGAATAAGAGGCCAGGCCAACTCCTATCCCTTGACGGTGGAGATGTTTATCAATATCGGCAGGGCCTTGGCCCACCTTTACCGTCAGCCCGGACAGCACGTTCCGCAGATAATCATCGGGCGGGATACGCGCCTCTCCAATGATATGCTGGAGAGTGCCCTCGCGGCCGGCATCTGTTCCGCCGGGGGCAATGCCTTGATAGCCGGTGTGCTGCCGACACCCGGGGTCGCTTTTTTGACCGGCAGACTGCCGGCTGATGCCGGGGTTGTCATCTCGGCCTCCCATAACCCCTTTGAGGATAACGGCATCAAAATATTCGGCCCGGGCGGATGGAAACTTGCCGATGAAAACGAGCTGGACATTGAATCGTGGCTGCTGGACCAGGATGCATCGTTCCTGAGCGTGGCGCCCGATCAGTGCGGCCGGATTTCCCGGCTTGTTGACGCCGAAACGCGCTATATGGATTTTGTCAAAAGATCCTTTCTGCCGACCACCAATCTCGACGGGGTCAACATCGTTCTGGATTGCTCCCACGGCGCCGCATCGTACATAGCGCCCGAGACTTTCCGGCAGTTAGGCGTGCGGGTCTCGACTCTCTTTAACACGCCCAACGGCGTCAATATTAATCTGCACTGCGGTTCTCAGCATCCGGAGGCCCTGGCCCGGGCCGTGGTGGAACAGGGCGCCGCCGCGGGTTTTGCCTTCGATGGCGACGCCGATCGGTTGATTGCCGTGGATGAAAAAGGGACCGTGCTGACGGGGGACCAGATTTTGACCATCTGCGCGGCAGCGCTGAAAAAGGCCGGGCGGCTCACAAACAATCTGGTTGTCCGGACAGTCATGAGCAATTGCGGCATGGGGGTTGCCTTGCAGTCCCTGGGCATTGATTCGGTCATGACCGATGTGGGAGATCGGGCGGTTCTCCTGGCAATGCAGAACCGGGGCGCCGTCATCGGCGGCGAAGATTCGGGACATCTCATATTTTTAGAACATCATAACACGGGGGACGGTATGATTACCGCGTTGCAGGTGCTGGCCGTCATGCTGCAGGAAGGCCGCCCCCTGTCGGAACTGGCGCAGGTCATGACTGTTTTCCCCCAGACCTTGATAAACGTGGCCGTCACCAGAAAAGATGACCCCGATACGATACCGGAACTTGTCAAAATCATTAAAGATGTGGAAAATAAACTGGGTGCGGCGGGCCGGGTGCTCGTCCGCTATTCGGGCACGCAGAATTTATGCCGTGTCATGGTTGAGGGGCCGAACGCCGATTTCACGGAACGTTACTGCCGTCAGATCGCCGCCGTGGCGCAGGAAAAACTGGCCTGA
- a CDS encoding ABC transporter substrate-binding protein, with protein sequence MLLASLIASAEAGQKVLAIQSVPVAPYEQAIKGFEHVYGSAVERLLISDLKEIDVLKKIREIRPDMLLAVGRDALLSVKHLTTIPVIYCMVLNPRSLLSDEKNISGVSMNLPPEKQLSELLKMLPAARDIGLLYDPDQTGIFVQGVRNAAVRMNVNLTATAVHRSGDVPALLNTMKGKANVFWMLPDITVITPETLKSILLLSLENKMPILTFSEKYLELGAMLSIGIDPFDVGSQAGEMAQKIFSGGNFMEPQHVDARKASLSINVGIARKFGIVLDQQVIRDVKIIR encoded by the coding sequence TTGCTTTTAGCATCCTTAATCGCGTCGGCAGAAGCCGGACAGAAGGTCCTGGCTATCCAGAGCGTCCCGGTTGCGCCCTATGAGCAAGCCATTAAGGGATTTGAGCATGTTTACGGCTCAGCGGTCGAACGGCTTCTTATCTCCGATTTGAAAGAAATAGATGTTCTTAAGAAGATTCGTGAGATCAGGCCGGATATGCTGCTTGCCGTGGGCAGGGATGCCCTGTTAAGTGTCAAACACCTTACAACCATACCGGTTATCTATTGTATGGTTTTGAATCCCCGCTCCCTCCTTTCCGATGAGAAAAATATCAGCGGCGTCAGCATGAATCTGCCGCCGGAGAAACAGTTGAGCGAGCTTTTAAAGATGCTTCCAGCCGCACGTGACATTGGCCTCCTCTATGATCCTGATCAAACCGGCATTTTCGTTCAGGGGGTGCGCAATGCCGCCGTCAGGATGAACGTCAATTTGACGGCAACGGCGGTGCACCGTTCCGGGGACGTCCCAGCGCTCCTCAATACGATGAAAGGCAAGGCAAACGTCTTTTGGATGCTTCCGGACATCACAGTGATAACTCCGGAAACACTTAAATCCATACTTCTCTTATCCCTGGAAAATAAAATGCCGATCCTCACATTTTCAGAAAAATACCTGGAACTCGGGGCCATGCTCTCTATCGGGATCGATCCCTTCGATGTGGGGTCCCAAGCGGGAGAGATGGCGCAAAAGATCTTTTCAGGCGGCAATTTTATGGAACCCCAGCATGTTGATGCCCGCAAGGCATCGCTGTCTATTAATGTAGGCATAGCCAGGAAATTCGGCATTGTTCTTGATCAACAAGTTATCAGAGACGTCAAGATCATCCGGTGA
- a CDS encoding YkvA family protein, which produces MHSSGSWKERARVLKQETFTLVVACRHPRVPWYAKALALLVVGYALSPIDLIPDFIPVLGYLDDLVLIPLGILLVIRLIPEEVLAECRRQAEEIVGRATRAGKIAAVVIVAIWVVTAALLLWLIFRALNRP; this is translated from the coding sequence GTGCACTCATCCGGTTCCTGGAAGGAGCGGGCGCGGGTCTTGAAGCAAGAGACCTTCACGCTCGTCGTCGCCTGCCGTCACCCCCGCGTCCCCTGGTATGCAAAGGCGCTGGCCCTGCTCGTCGTCGGCTACGCCCTCTCCCCGATTGATCTCATCCCCGACTTCATCCCCGTCCTTGGCTATCTGGACGATCTGGTTTTGATACCGCTGGGAATCCTGCTCGTCATCCGACTGATCCCGGAGGAGGTCCTCGCAGAGTGCCGCCGGCAAGCGGAGGAGATCGTCGGACGGGCGACGCGGGCGGGCAAGATTGCGGCGGTGGTCATCGTAGCTATCTGGGTCGTGACTGCGGCCCTGCTCCTCTGGTTGATATTCCGGGCGCTAAATCGCCCCTGA
- a CDS encoding response regulator: MNKLSINESELYPAHVLIVDDDRSLGEMLMNFISKCTGFDCIYCNSAGEALRALEEKVFDVIITDIKMPDMSGLELTRIIKEKYDSGVIVVTGYYEDFTYEQAIENGANDFIEKPVRPTELIIRLKRILRERAISYKRQQAEKDRDDSFQSLRKALGATVQALAVTAEIRDPYTAGHQRRVADLARSIAAKIGLRSDQIDGIRTAGTIHDIGKISVPAEILSKPTTLSKIEFSLIKVHSQSGYDILKDIDFPWPVARMVLEHHEKMNGSGYPRGLRGDDILLESRIIAVADVVEAIASHRPYRPALGIDVALSEIAKDKGILYDRDVADACLKLFQDDGYILPS; encoded by the coding sequence ATGAACAAACTCAGCATAAATGAAAGCGAATTATATCCTGCTCATGTTTTGATCGTAGATGACGACAGGTCGCTCGGGGAAATGCTTATGAATTTCATAAGCAAATGCACCGGATTCGATTGTATCTATTGTAATAGCGCCGGAGAGGCCTTGCGGGCTTTGGAGGAGAAAGTTTTCGATGTGATTATAACGGACATTAAAATGCCCGATATGAGCGGGCTTGAGTTGACAAGGATTATCAAGGAAAAATATGATTCCGGAGTTATAGTCGTTACAGGCTACTATGAAGATTTCACCTATGAACAGGCGATAGAGAACGGCGCCAATGACTTCATCGAAAAACCCGTGCGGCCCACAGAGCTGATTATCAGATTGAAGCGCATTCTTCGGGAACGCGCTATTTCATATAAGCGCCAACAGGCAGAGAAAGATCGAGATGATAGTTTTCAAAGTTTGCGAAAGGCTTTGGGGGCAACTGTTCAGGCCCTGGCCGTAACTGCTGAAATCAGAGATCCCTATACGGCCGGTCACCAACGCAGAGTAGCCGATCTTGCCCGCTCTATTGCGGCGAAGATTGGCCTCAGAAGTGATCAGATTGACGGCATCCGGACGGCAGGCACTATTCATGATATCGGCAAGATATCCGTTCCCGCAGAGATCCTCAGCAAACCCACAACTTTATCTAAGATTGAATTCAGCCTGATCAAAGTTCACTCCCAGTCCGGATATGACATTTTGAAAGACATCGATTTCCCCTGGCCGGTTGCACGGATGGTGCTGGAGCATCACGAGAAGATGAATGGTTCCGGATATCCGCGTGGGCTCAGGGGAGATGACATTCTCTTGGAATCCCGGATTATTGCAGTGGCCGATGTGGTGGAGGCGATCGCTTCGCACCGGCCCTACCGTCCTGCCCTTGGGATTGACGTGGCGCTGAGTGAAATTGCCAAGGATAAGGGCATCCTCTATGATAGAGATGTTGCGGATGCATGCCTGAAACTATTTCAAGATGACGGCTATATATTGCCGAGCTAA
- a CDS encoding rubrerythrin family protein — MSKSEENLREAFAGESQANRKYLAFAAKADKEGFPQAARLFRAAAEAETVHALNHLKALKGISSTKENLQAAVNGETHEFKHMYPDMIAAAKAESNKEAGQTFHWANEVEKIHAALYQTLLDNLGKAGESYAYYVCPLCGYTSEKEAPETCPVCGTKGKAFKKVE; from the coding sequence ATGTCAAAATCAGAGGAGAATTTAAGAGAGGCTTTTGCCGGTGAGTCACAGGCTAACAGGAAGTATCTGGCCTTTGCCGCCAAGGCGGACAAGGAGGGATTTCCGCAGGCAGCCAGACTTTTTCGTGCCGCGGCGGAGGCAGAAACGGTGCATGCCCTCAATCATTTGAAGGCGCTGAAGGGGATTTCAAGCACGAAGGAAAACTTGCAGGCCGCCGTCAACGGGGAGACGCATGAATTCAAGCACATGTATCCCGACATGATTGCTGCGGCCAAGGCGGAGAGCAACAAGGAGGCCGGGCAAACCTTCCATTGGGCCAACGAAGTGGAGAAGATTCACGCCGCGCTTTACCAGACGCTGCTGGACAACCTGGGGAAAGCAGGGGAGAGCTACGCTTACTACGTCTGCCCTCTTTGCGGCTACACGTCCGAAAAAGAGGCGCCGGAGACCTGCCCCGTCTGCGGCACCAAGGGCAAGGCCTTTAAAAAAGTGGAATAA
- a CDS encoding TonB-dependent receptor, with protein sequence MKKLNERYINYHKFIVLKIKIFLLFSMGNIVQRRLLTTGIFLTAFFLTGIGFCRTASAQSQEEMQTLRLFYQEKDLVISATRNPKPVSQVAENVTVIRAQDIEAMNAHTVAEVLNRVPGLFVNFNQDFGANSLISIQGSEQRHVLVLVDGIPWNFLSEGSAETNSIPVGIIERIEIIKGPASSAWGSSLGGVINILTKSAGTTEKPTGMVKASYGKGNTQDYSAQVSGLAGPVGYYLFAGRQESDGLKSSKGFASESYFSKFSIPVAKGIDLGLTMGISKPKNHFGDVPSGDTTTSSDARSSFLAATIRASLTPDLDLSLSVHTVEQKTSLSTDTLGLGILSPTPQFLLENTADERTTGARGKLVWTKGLHTAVLGIDADRGTLDQTLQAGPTLQSFGLPATSAVQPAITKWALYANDTIALDRWTITPGIRYDYNSIIGSFVSPSLGVTYKLGENSLARASVARGFTLPPLSATSSGGLFLEPNPALQHESVWSYQAGLESAITHYLWIKGTIFYHKLDNQLMREAGAAGPPTNNDLIVNKGNSRRQGLELEAETLPWHNVSAIAGFAYVAIKSDSETESRGRYAYNLGVKYDDRKSWQAQLFGHYIWWDLDGAFQADYGDFIWDLNLARKIIDTRQFAAQLFLTAHNIFDGDQYTLADSKNPGRWVEAGIKTTF encoded by the coding sequence TTGAAAAAGTTAAATGAACGCTATATAAACTACCACAAGTTTATCGTTCTGAAAATAAAAATTTTTCTCTTGTTCTCCATGGGGAATATAGTGCAGCGTCGCTTATTAACTACCGGTATTTTCTTAACCGCTTTTTTTCTGACGGGGATCGGTTTTTGCCGTACCGCATCCGCCCAGTCCCAGGAGGAGATGCAAACCCTCCGCCTCTTTTATCAGGAAAAAGATCTGGTGATCTCGGCCACCAGAAATCCGAAACCTGTTTCCCAGGTGGCGGAAAATGTCACCGTGATCAGGGCCCAGGACATCGAGGCGATGAATGCCCATACCGTGGCCGAGGTATTGAACCGGGTACCGGGCCTTTTCGTCAATTTCAACCAGGATTTCGGCGCAAATTCTCTGATTAGTATTCAGGGTTCCGAACAACGGCACGTCCTGGTGCTCGTTGACGGCATCCCCTGGAATTTCCTGTCCGAAGGCAGCGCCGAGACCAATTCAATCCCCGTCGGCATCATCGAGCGCATCGAGATCATTAAAGGACCGGCGTCGTCGGCCTGGGGGTCTTCCCTGGGCGGCGTAATCAATATCCTGACCAAGTCCGCCGGAACAACGGAGAAACCTACCGGCATGGTAAAAGCTTCCTACGGTAAGGGGAATACCCAGGATTACAGCGCCCAGGTCTCCGGCCTGGCCGGGCCGGTGGGGTATTATCTCTTTGCCGGTCGCCAGGAGTCGGATGGTCTGAAATCCTCCAAGGGATTTGCTTCCGAAAGTTATTTTTCCAAGTTCAGCATCCCCGTGGCGAAGGGCATTGACCTTGGCTTGACCATGGGCATAAGCAAGCCGAAAAACCACTTTGGTGATGTTCCCAGCGGCGATACAACAACGTCATCGGATGCCCGTTCCTCTTTCCTGGCTGCCACGATTAGGGCCTCACTGACCCCGGATCTCGACCTGAGCCTCTCGGTGCACACGGTGGAACAGAAAACCAGTCTGAGCACGGATACATTGGGACTGGGAATTTTATCCCCTACGCCGCAGTTTTTATTAGAGAATACAGCCGACGAGCGAACCACGGGGGCAAGGGGTAAACTGGTGTGGACCAAGGGGTTGCACACGGCCGTGCTGGGGATTGATGCGGACCGGGGGACACTTGATCAAACGCTGCAGGCTGGGCCAACTCTGCAATCCTTCGGTCTTCCGGCAACATCGGCTGTCCAGCCGGCCATAACCAAATGGGCCCTCTATGCCAACGACACCATCGCCCTGGACCGGTGGACCATAACCCCGGGCATCCGGTATGATTACAACAGCATTATCGGCTCCTTTGTGAGTCCGAGCCTGGGTGTTACCTACAAACTGGGAGAAAATTCCCTGGCCCGGGCGTCTGTAGCCAGAGGCTTCACGCTGCCGCCGCTATCGGCGACTTCATCCGGCGGCTTGTTTCTGGAGCCCAACCCAGCCCTTCAGCATGAAAGCGTCTGGTCCTATCAGGCCGGCCTGGAATCCGCCATAACCCACTATCTCTGGATAAAGGGCACCATCTTTTATCACAAGCTGGATAATCAACTGATGAGGGAAGCGGGCGCCGCCGGACCGCCTACCAACAATGATCTGATCGTCAATAAAGGCAACAGCCGGCGACAGGGTCTGGAACTGGAAGCGGAAACGCTGCCCTGGCATAACGTCTCCGCGATCGCGGGGTTCGCCTATGTCGCGATCAAGTCTGACAGTGAAACAGAATCCCGAGGCAGGTACGCCTATAACCTCGGGGTGAAATATGACGACCGGAAATCCTGGCAGGCCCAGTTGTTCGGGCACTATATCTGGTGGGACTTGGATGGGGCTTTTCAGGCCGATTATGGCGACTTTATCTGGGACCTGAATCTGGCGAGAAAGATTATAGATACCCGGCAATTTGCCGCCCAACTCTTTTTGACGGCCCACAACATTTTTGACGGCGATCAGTATACCCTGGCCGATAGTAAGAATCCGGGACGCTGGGTCGAGGCAGGAATAAAAACCACCTTTTAA
- a CDS encoding ATP-binding protein, whose amino-acid sequence MRFKFMKIFKKKFGVKIFVIFSLFMFVITFSFAAFFYYHQSKSLTDGLVQNNLLLTGILAYNSKIGVFSENEELLKTPVDGIFQQEEIVEISIYNQQGRLLLRRERSGTEAGKKQAQAVENGGRVEAGILLKASKAPSPFYLAGGDKMEFWSPVVASSGYKTAESLFIDKESLAGEKRIIGFVRITVGKAALNKKLGALLVKSSLIGIVFSFAGFGIIYFLAKRIVIPLNRLIEKVQIVGKGNFGERVSVEMEDEIGQLAMAFNQMSESLQRREEEKRRLEEQLRHSQRMEAIGTLAGGIAHDFNNIIGIIMGYAQSGLLTNPGKTEMDHHLKEIFQASNRAKDLVKQILTFSRQGKQERNPILIRPIVEEALKMVRTALPDTIEIRPDFKSGLSPVLSDPSQIHQVLMNLCTNAGHAMQDSGGVLEVKLDEWEINAGDPDLSIDMKPGRYQALTMSDTGHGMDASVKERIFDPFFTTKGPGKGTGMGLSVVHGIVKTHGGNITCHSEPGKGTTFKVFFPTI is encoded by the coding sequence ATGCGGTTTAAGTTTATGAAGATCTTCAAGAAAAAATTTGGCGTTAAAATTTTCGTGATTTTTTCCTTATTCATGTTTGTCATCACATTCTCTTTTGCTGCCTTCTTTTATTATCATCAGAGTAAGTCGTTGACCGATGGGCTTGTACAAAACAACCTCTTGCTTACCGGCATCCTGGCCTACAATTCAAAAATCGGCGTGTTTTCTGAAAATGAAGAACTGCTCAAAACCCCTGTGGATGGGATATTTCAGCAGGAGGAGATCGTGGAAATATCCATCTACAATCAGCAAGGGCGTCTGCTCTTGAGGCGGGAAAGGTCCGGGACAGAGGCTGGGAAAAAACAGGCGCAAGCGGTGGAAAACGGTGGACGAGTTGAAGCCGGGATATTACTTAAGGCATCTAAGGCACCTTCCCCCTTTTATCTTGCCGGCGGGGATAAAATGGAATTCTGGTCGCCTGTCGTCGCAAGTTCAGGGTATAAGACCGCCGAATCCTTGTTTATAGATAAAGAATCGCTGGCAGGCGAGAAACGTATTATCGGATTTGTCCGGATAACTGTGGGTAAGGCGGCCCTTAATAAAAAGCTTGGCGCCCTTTTAGTGAAAAGCTCCTTGATCGGCATTGTCTTTTCGTTTGCCGGTTTTGGAATTATCTATTTCCTGGCGAAACGGATAGTGATTCCGCTTAACAGATTGATAGAAAAAGTGCAAATCGTGGGAAAAGGAAACTTTGGTGAAAGGGTCTCTGTCGAGATGGAGGATGAAATCGGCCAGTTGGCCATGGCCTTTAATCAAATGTCTGAATCCTTGCAGAGACGGGAGGAGGAAAAAAGGCGTCTTGAAGAACAGCTCAGGCATTCACAAAGGATGGAAGCGATCGGTACGCTTGCTGGAGGCATCGCCCACGACTTTAATAATATCATCGGAATTATTATGGGGTATGCGCAGTCGGGACTGCTGACTAATCCCGGGAAGACCGAGATGGACCATCATTTAAAAGAGATTTTCCAGGCCAGCAACCGCGCCAAAGACCTGGTAAAGCAGATCCTCACCTTCAGTCGTCAGGGCAAACAGGAACGAAACCCTATCCTGATCAGACCTATTGTCGAAGAAGCCCTGAAAATGGTGCGCACGGCATTGCCGGACACCATCGAGATACGCCCTGACTTCAAATCCGGTCTGTCCCCTGTTTTGTCCGATCCATCGCAGATCCATCAAGTGCTGATGAACCTGTGCACCAACGCAGGTCATGCCATGCAAGACAGCGGGGGGGTGTTGGAGGTGAAGCTGGACGAATGGGAGATCAATGCCGGCGATCCTGACCTGTCTATCGATATGAAGCCCGGACGATACCAGGCACTGACCATGAGCGACACTGGCCATGGCATGGATGCTTCCGTCAAGGAACGGATTTTTGATCCCTTTTTTACAACAAAAGGGCCGGGGAAGGGAACCGGCATGGGGCTGTCGGTCGTCCATGGAATCGTAAAAACCCATGGCGGCAACATTACCTGCCACAGCGAACCGGGAAAAGGGACGACCTTTAAAGTATTTTTCCCCACGATTTAA
- the gptM gene encoding geopeptide radical SAM maturase: MNMQPSYYLKTYPYPDNPGQLLVFSTKKASAILLDRETYQSMERGTLSPAAEAKLASLGMVVADRDAEKRVMLGFLDERNPHNRGLNIIAVLNLDCNFACPYCFEEGLKGNLYLSEATADRLLAFIKDNFRDNQDTLLIDFYGGEPLLSLDLIQYISQAARSFAASRGAVYSFTLVTNGSLFTRKAAGILVPLGLKSVKITLDGPAEIHNAQRPFKSGAGSFDAIIRNIKATCDLVKVGIGGNFTEHNYERFVLLLDYLEAEGLTPDKIAYVKFDAVVNRPQDGMSPIEYTSGCVSIKEPWLLKAGAFLREEILKRGYHTPKPTPLACMIETTDAYVVNYDGVIYKCPAFIGKKDFAAGNLETGVSDYYAALKLGIYKNPECAACVYLPLCFGGCRYMTYVRDGNIDKLDCKKEYFDASLETLLKQDIRYRLQK, from the coding sequence ATGAATATGCAGCCCTCCTATTATCTGAAGACATATCCCTACCCGGATAACCCCGGTCAGCTCCTGGTCTTTTCTACCAAAAAAGCATCCGCAATTCTGCTGGATCGAGAAACATATCAATCCATGGAGAGAGGAACACTTTCCCCCGCCGCTGAGGCCAAGTTAGCATCATTAGGCATGGTCGTGGCGGATAGAGATGCGGAAAAACGAGTCATGCTCGGTTTTTTGGATGAGCGGAATCCCCACAATAGGGGGTTAAACATTATTGCCGTCCTGAACCTGGATTGCAATTTTGCCTGCCCCTACTGTTTTGAAGAAGGCCTCAAGGGAAACCTATACCTATCCGAGGCCACGGCGGATCGCTTACTTGCCTTTATCAAAGACAATTTCAGAGATAATCAGGATACGCTACTCATTGATTTTTACGGCGGAGAACCCCTTCTCAGCCTTGATCTTATTCAATATATTTCTCAAGCAGCGAGATCTTTTGCCGCCAGCCGGGGTGCGGTGTATTCTTTTACGCTGGTCACCAACGGATCGCTCTTTACCAGAAAGGCGGCCGGCATACTGGTTCCCCTGGGCCTGAAAAGCGTCAAGATCACCCTAGATGGACCGGCGGAAATTCACAACGCCCAGCGTCCTTTTAAGTCCGGCGCAGGCAGTTTTGACGCCATTATCAGGAATATTAAAGCTACCTGTGACTTGGTGAAGGTCGGCATCGGTGGAAATTTTACGGAACATAATTATGAAAGGTTCGTACTGCTTCTCGATTATCTGGAGGCAGAAGGACTTACGCCGGATAAAATTGCCTATGTGAAATTTGACGCCGTTGTCAACCGGCCGCAAGACGGCATGTCGCCCATCGAATATACCAGCGGCTGTGTTTCCATTAAAGAACCCTGGCTGCTAAAAGCGGGAGCCTTCTTGCGGGAAGAGATTCTCAAGCGGGGGTACCATACGCCCAAGCCGACCCCTCTGGCCTGCATGATCGAAACCACGGATGCTTATGTGGTCAATTATGACGGGGTTATCTATAAGTGCCCGGCCTTTATCGGTAAAAAAGATTTTGCCGCGGGAAATCTGGAAACAGGAGTCAGTGATTATTACGCAGCTCTTAAGCTGGGCATTTATAAAAACCCGGAATGCGCCGCCTGCGTGTATTTGCCCCTTTGTTTCGGCGGTTGCCGGTATATGACCTATGTTCGGGACGGAAACATCGACAAACTCGATTGTAAAAAAGAATATTTTGATGCCTCTCTGGAGACGCTGCTGAAGCAGGATATCCGGTACCGGTTGCAGAAATAA